The Neomonachus schauinslandi chromosome 13, ASM220157v2, whole genome shotgun sequence DNA segment CTGACGTCAGGGAGGCAGAAGGCGTGCCCGGTTCAAACAGCCCATGCTCCATgtggctgagcggggagcctgccacCTCCACGACCCCAGCGTGGCCGCTGTCCCTGCTGGTTTCCCGGGCCCAGGGAAGCCTGCAGCCCCCTGCTGGCCTGAGCCCCTGGGGAGCTGGTACCTGGGGAGAAGAGGCTGAGGGTCCTGCCACAGGCTGACTCGTGGCAGCGCCTGGTGACATTGGTGATCTTCCAGAGAAAGGTGCCATCGAAGGAGGCCTCCTCCATGAGGCGGAGGCTCTGCTCCAGCTTGCCCAGGGCCTGGTCTTTCTGAGCCAGGGTCTGCTGCAGCTCCATCACCTGCGGGAAAGCCCATTCAGCCAGGGACCCCAGAGCACAGCTTGGGGACAGGGTGGGGATGGTAGGATACGGAGATAGAATTGCCCCCAATATGCCTTCTGACCATGCCTCCCTCGGGCACGCGtatctgcctctgtccctgctgtCCCTGCTGCCTGGACCTCCGTGGCCTTTCTTCTCCCCTGGCTGACTCCTCCTTATCCATCAGGAGCCTGGCTTACACAGCCCTCTTCCGGGAAGCCTCCCACTactgccccagccctgctggTCCCTCTCAGCGCTGTTCTGCAGGGCACTTTCAGCAGTTTCTTAAGATTCGtctttctgcccttcctaccAGGGAGATGGTTTCCCCTAACGAAGGCTGGGTCCATGCTCATTTTCTCTGCCTCCAGGCCTCACACAACGCGTGCGTGACTAGAGCCAGGAAGGTTCTTGATGCACTAGAGACACGGCTGCTGGCCTCAGGGGCCCACCTTCTCACTGAGGCAAGAGTTACATGAATAAAGGCTTTACTCGGTCACTCAAACCCACTGCCTTGCTCTTCTGGTACGCTCCCCGCATTGATATCTGAAAAAACAGACTTATTCTTGGGCATGCTCAGGTCGGGAAGGCAGGCATGGAAGTGGGTGTCCTTAGAGGAAACTGAATCCCTAATATTCCTGATGGGAAAGCTGAAGTTCTGAGAGGGGAAGTCACTTGCCCAGACCCACAACAGCAAGTTAACAGTGGAGCTGGACCTAAAATCCAGGCCCAACACAACATGAGGCAGTGACAGAATGTTgctggacagaaaaaaaaaaaaagcaatattagCATGGTGACTGTTTATATTAGGAAAAGTATAAACTCTGGAACAAGGGAGGGCATGGTCTTGCTCAACTAGGAACTGTCAGACAGCCGGATTATCTGGAGTTGGTCCGGGACCCCGCCTCCGAGTGTGTAGAATCCTTCAGAGACTGAGCCAGAGCCTACGAGGGCAGCGTGAAGCCAGGTGCTCTGAGGAAGGGGTGAAGGCACTGCAAGTGccgagcttccagaaggaaatacTCAGTGACTGCTTCTCCTGGAAGGGCTGCCACAGGGCCTGGAAGGTAGATTTGTTAAGGGGGCCCGGAAACGCAGGGCCAGGGACAATGCCGGGAAGACAGAGACAGGCTGATTTTAGTTTCGTATAAGGAAGCACTTTCTCATTGTGAAAAATGCCCCCCAGTGGAATGAAATGCTTGGGAAGGGAGGTATCCTATCACAGGAGAACTTCAAGCAAAGGAAATGAAGCACACTGGATGGGGGAGTTTGACCTTGACTATAACTGGGATTCAGTGCTTTTCCTAGAGGGTCCTGGAACACAGGACAGATACTTTTTGAtggcggcaggggaggggggtgagggagcAGGGAGAATGCTCAGAAGGAAGGCTGCCGGTCCACTGCTCTGGAGATAAGACAGGGCCAAGGCCCCCCGGCCCCCACGCCCCCCCGGAGCCCACCTTGAAGGGGAGCTTGCCTCCCACGCTCACCCGCTGTTCCAAGCTCAGGATATGCTCGCGGTCAAGCTGGCTCTGGTGGATGGAGGCTGCTAAAGCCAGGTGGGAGGCTTCCACCTCCTTGTTGAGGACAGCGACGATGTTCTCAAACACGCGCAGCTTCCCCTCCAGCTCAGCCAGGAGCTTCTCCTTCATGAAGTGCTGCAGGGCCAGCTCGTCCTGGCTCTCAGAGCGGGGCGCCCGGTAGCAGTCCACTTCCAGGTCCCCCGCCACCTCCACAGCTGCCTGCAGCTGCAGGTCTGACAGATTCTGCTCCAGGGCCATGGGCCTAGAGCTCAGGCCCGCGCCCTGCTGGGCCTTCCGCTGATTCAGGAACCCCAAAAGCAGGTTTAGGTGGGTGGTCTGGGAGGTGACCTCATGCTCCTGCAGAAGCTTTGAGCTCCCCTGCCAAGAGAGCGGGGTTGGTCAGTGAAAACCGAGGAGGTTGAGGAGAACCAGCGAGTGGGGGAGAGTCCGGCTACCCAACGGCTGCCAAGGGAAGTCAGGTCCATTTACCCAGCAAAAGGGAAGATGCTTTGTGTGTCGCAAGAGGGATCTGGATGAGGACCCGGGCATCAGACACGCCCAGGGTGAGCCGTGGGCGTCCCAGTCTCTGGAGCAACAATTGTGCCCTGCCCGTGAGAGCAGTGCTAATTCAGGACCacggagaggggcaggggaggttGGGGGGACCTATTTTAGGGATGCTACAGTGCTCAGGTGAGACATTCAGAAGAACTTCCTCCAGTATGGAGATGATTTACTAGTGGGATTTGTTGCTCTGAAGAGCCATTAATGTAAGGGGCACCAGGAGGAGTGGCTTGGTGTTGTGGGAAAATCTGGGAGCTCTGGGACTGTAGTGGACCCTTCTCCTTTCTCACATGCAGATGCTTACCTTGTAGGAGCAGCCAACACCAGCAAAGGGGCACCCAACTTCAGCCTCAGCCTCCTCAGGGTGATCCTGGAAACAATAACCATGTCACCAGACATTATGGGGGTCCCAGTGGCCACCACTGGGGCTCTGCAAAGCACGAGGATCCACCAGGGCAGAAGCTGGGCTGGCCCACATGACttggcacatgctgttccttctgcctggttGACTCCTTTCCACCTTTCGAGCATCAGCCCTTCCGGGACCCTCCTTCAAAACAGGATCAAGACCTCTGCTGAGATCTGGGCAGCGCTGCTTCTGTCAGGCTATGTCTCACCCGGCTTTTCAACCATCATTCACTCTTTGGTTGCCCCCACTGGGCTGGGGGGGGGTCTCTGAGGGTCCCAGTTGTGTTCCCAGTGTGGGGCAGTGTCTATTACAGAGGAGACACTCGGGACATGCTGGTGGCAGGACTCGCCACCTTCTTCCTCCTGGAGCCCAGGGGGGCCTCTCCTCACAATTCCCAtctgcctccctcctcagccATCCACCCGTGACTGACTGAGGCTTGGCTGCCCTGCACCTGCTGTCCCTTCCAGATAATGGACAGCCCGAGGACAGCAACACCAACAGAACTGAGTATTCAACAGCAGCTGGACAATTCCGTTAACCTGCTTATAGGTCTGAGGAGTTCACAAAATGCTTTCATGATCACAGTTCTTCCCAGGCCCCTAACGATGCTACAAGGAAGGCAGAATAggttttttgttccatttcacTGATGAAGAAATGAGGCTCACAGAGGGGAAGGAATCTGCCCAAGAAGGAATGGCGAGGGAGAAGCATGGCCACAGGACTCTTCACACACCAGATCACCAACTCTTATCAAGAATAAGCCCATGGGAAATTGGCAGGAGATTTTTTCCAAAACGCATTATTTAGAAAGGGCTTGTATAcggaatatacaaagaactgttaCAATTCAATAAATAAGACAAGCCACCtaataaaatgggtaaaataatgaacagatacttcacaaaaGGAGCTATATAAATGACAAGTAagcctatgaaaagatgctcaacatcaccagtcgtcccagaaatgcaaattgtaacaaaacaccacagtGAAATATACTATCGACTCATGAGATGGGCAAAAAcgcaaaaaaaaagaatgataataccaagttttggtgaggatgtggaggaacttGAGAACACAAacggcacagccactttggaaaaatttaTGGAAGTATATCGTAAAGTTAAATCACACTTAAAAAGCAACTTTCTTACAAAGCATGCCTACACGGTAGGTAAGCGTACAACCCACACATTCCATCCCTAGGAATTTACCAAGAGAACCTGAAACACAcatctctgtgtgtatgtgatgTTCAGGGTagctttactcataatagccccaaactggaagcaatccaaatatCTACCAAATGGTGAATGGGTACGCAGTGTGCTCTATCCATGCTCTGGAAAGTTCCCTGGCAATCAGATGGACTAAAAtatgataggggtgcctgggtggctcagttgttaagcgtctgcattcagctcaggtcatggtccagggtcctgggatcgagccccacgtcggactccctgctcagcgggaagcctgcttctccctctcccactccccctctttatgttccctctctcgctgtgtctctctctgttaaataaataagtaaaatctttaaaaaaataaaataaaatacgaaTAAATGCAATAACATGGAGGAACCTCAAAagcactatgctaaatgaaagaagtcaaacactaCAAGAAGTCAAAGACTGCATGCTAGGACTCCATTCTTAGAGATTCTAGAAAACAAACTCGAGTGACAGAAAGTGGATCAGTGGCTGCCTGGAGCTGCAGCTCGGGAGACTGCCCAGTCAGGGGCCCAAGGAAGCTTTTTCCAGTGTAGAAACATTCACCCCCTCTGCTGTAGTGGTCACACGACTGTATACATCTCCTGGCATTCATCAGATGGTACACTTAAGAGGAGTGGATTTTATTGCATAGCAATAATATCTTGATTCTCCAagggctttgttgttgttttttaaaaagaatgctcTCATGGGGCAAAACGAAGGCAGATTTGGATgcaaggggtgggaggagaggtcTTTTGGGCTGAGCAAATACAAAGCCACCCTAgttattctttaaaagtaaaataagcaaGAGCTGTGGGTTTAATGAGTACCGTTGGTTTGGGGCACACAGCACAGCACAGCAAACGGCCAGCCTTCCCTTCAGCCCCCGCCCTGGGCCTTCGAGCACAACTTGTTCCCAAAAAGGAATAGGACACAGATGTTTCACTGGGGCGGGGGCACACTGCGCTGGCTTCAGGGAGCGGACAGTGACGCAGCCTCTTCCAGCAGGTGGGAGCACGGGGCGGGGGCCGGCGGCACCAACAGAGGGCCTGAGGCTTGGCTGTGGACCTGGTTCCTGGGTGAGCAGACCGGGGGTAAGTTCCTGGGCCCTAAGCTTGAAGTGAGTCATAGGAGGCAGAAAACtaaggatggaactggagagaTCACCCGCAGGTGGAGGGGCTGGTGTCTGGAAAGCCCACTGCAGCCTGGAAAGCGTGGTCTGGATGCATTACGATGCATGGATGGGTGTGGGCCACGGCCGGCCTCCGGTGACTGACAGAGGATGGGCAGGGTGACTCGGGAGGACTTCAGACACCTAGGTGGCCAGCCAGGCGGCCCCCAGTCCCACCACCAGTCCAGTCACTGGCTCCTTGGAGTGCCACAGGGACTAAGGGGGTGGGCTCTGGAGTTAGCCTGCCGGGGTGCAAAGCCCATTTCAGTCTCTTCACATGCTGTTTGGTCCTAGGAGACTTACTAacctctccctgcctcagtttccttatctgcaaaatgaggataataataggaccccccgggggcgcctgggtggctcagtcgttaagcgcctgccttcggctcaggtcatgatcgcagggtcctgggatccagccctgcgtcgggctccctgctcgacgggaaacctgcttctccctctcccattccccctgcttgtgttccctctctcactgtctctctgtcaaataaataaataaaatcttaaaaaaaaaataggacccCCCCTCCCATGGAGTTGTGGGGATCACAGGCGACAATATTGGTAAGTGCTAGCATTAGTTACTTACGGcggctgtaacaaaataccacaaacttcATGGCTTCAAACACCaccaatttattatctcacagttctggagggcagAAGCCTTCACATCAGGTGTCAACAGGattgtgttccttctggaggctcttggGGAGACTccgtttccttgctttttccagctagaggccacctgcatcccttagctcatggccccttcctccatctgcaaAGCCTGCAGCACAGCATCTTCCAATCTCTCCAGCCCTGACTCTCTTGTCTCCCTCTTATGATAATCCAGGGTCATCTCTCCATCTCAATTTAATCCTtgatttaatcacatctgcaaagtccctttggcCATTGTTATGGGCAGAGTTGTGTCCCTCAACTCATCTGTTGGGAATCCCACCCCCCCAGAACATGACTGCATTTGGGGACAGGGTCTTTATAAaggtaatgaagttaaaatgagggcAGCAGGATGGCCCTcctccaatatgactggtgtcttttttttttttttttaagattttatttatttgcgagagagaccacgagagacagagagcatgagagggaggagggtcagaggcagaagcagactccctgctgagcagggagcccgatgtgggactcgatcccgggactccaggatcatgacctgagccgaaggcagtcgcttaaccaactgagccacccaggcgccccgatgactggtgtctttatgaCAAGAACATTTGGACACCACGGGAGGATGATACGATGATACTGGAAGAAGGCAGCATCTacaagctgggagagaggcctcGGACGAAACCCACCCTGCCTTCGGCTTCttgcctccagaattgtgagaaaagaCATCTGTGTTGTTCACGCCACCCAGTCTATGTGATGGTGGCTGGAGCAGATGAATCCAGCCATGTAAAGTGACAtactcacaggttctgggggttaggatgTGCACCTCTTTGGGGAACACCATTCTGCCTACcatagcactcaataaatgctagccaTAAGTAGTAGCTCTAAGTAgtacattatttgtatttttattccatGGATCAAGCACTGCCCttgggatatctttttttttctttcttccatggctGTCATATATATgcttctcatttaattctcccatcttaaactttttttttttttttaaagacttatttcagagagagagagagagaaagcatgagcagggggaggggcagaaggagagggaaagggagagaatcttcaagcagactctccgctgagcatagaacctgatgcagggcttgatcccaggaccccaagatcatgacccgagcaaaatcaagagttggacgcttaaccaactgagccatccaggtgcccctctcacaTCTTCAACTCTTAATAACTAATCCTATAAAACGCTATTTTGCCATTGGATTTCCTTGGGGAGATGAGAACAACCTAAACATGTTTGTATTTATACTGGATTAAAGCATTCTTGCATGTTTTTTCATAGGATCCCTGGGGTGACAGGGCGGGAGCAGGTAGGGTGGGATTAGCTTCCTCTCAATACAGATGGAAAACTGAGTTAAGGGCTGGCCTGAGGTCACAGCAAGCTTGAACACTGAGGAGCCGCCTGGACCTGGGTCTTCTGGCCCACAGTTACAAGACCTTGCAAGGGTTTGCGGCTTTCTCAGCAGCTGAGCGAGCACAGCCCCGACGGATCTCAAGGAGGAGGTTGGAGCTCTGAGGCTCTGCTTCTCGTGTAAGTAGGGAATCCGAAGCTCAGGGACGGCCAGTGGTTTCCAGTTCAGGGCAAAGGCGAAGTAGAGGCCGGGGACCTACAGTCCATGACCAGGGTCCTTCCTCCCAACCGGGGAGTCCTCGCCTTACCCAGAGGGTGGCCTCCCCTAAAGGGTGGGGCCAGAGGGGCCGGGAGAAGGAATCAGGCCAGGGCTGCAGAAGAAGAATAGGGCATCTGTCCTGGGTCCAGCCTGGTGTGCCTGGAGCCACAAGCGGCCCCGTGAGTGGCCCCAATGCTTgcaaatggctaaaaataaaatccaccatGGAATTTTCTCcaaggaggaaacagaaacagaaaacaaaatcccagCCCCGAGGGAACACTTGTCCTTCTGTCTGTGTCCGAGAAGTCTGGGGGTGTGTGCTATTCTGGGCCACCGTGCTCACCCAGGCCCTTTGTGATGGGATCAACAGGGGGGTCCCATCCAGGCCCCCCCTACTAGGGGACCTGTGGGTTTCTGAGAATGTGAGCATGAAGAGGGTGCCAGGCATGGCCCCCACTGCCGCACCGGGCACAGAGGCTGGCTCGGGTCCTGCTCGGGGGTCAGCTGGTGCTGAGGGGGAGGTCCTTCACCGGGACGGGGGGACCTGGTCAGCCTGCGTCTGCCTGCCAGTTCCTGCCCTCCTCTCTACCAGAGCCTGTTTCCTCTTTGGCAACTTCTGCTCAGCTCAacggccacctcctccaggaagccctgccTGAGTGTCCTAGTTGAAAGCATTCTTGCCCATTCCTGTTTTCCTGTAGCACCTGGTGGACTCCAGTACTCAGGGCTGATGGTGTTATTTAAACCTGCATAAAACACTTGGGGTGATCCACCGGGAGAAGGTGCCACCAGCCGAGGAGGGCAGGGCTTAGAACCTGGGCTTGCCTCCCCCTTGCGATAGGACTTGGGTCCAGACGCACCTTCTCACTGAGCCTCAGTATCTTACCTAAAATCTCGGTAAAACAGGGATATTACCACCACCCATGACACAGGATGTCACAGGGCCAACACACTTCAAGGGACACCGATAAAGGGGAGAAAGTTACCCCAAGTGCACAGACTGGGGACAGACTCAAGAGGGACGTGGTGTCTTCCCACGGATGCGGGCTCGCTTCGGGGGGCTGAAGGCTGACTCACTTGCCTCTTGTGGCCCCCAGGGAAACAGAATCCGGCTCAGTACAAACAAAGGGGAACACGATGCGAGCATCAGGGTCCCCCTGGGTCGAAGAAGTTGTCTCATGGGGTCACAAGCCCGCAGCCTGTCGTAAGCCACTGGCGTCCGAGGCCAGCTTGCTCTTGGCCTCCGCGGGTGGTCTCCGAGGCAGGAGAGTGAAAGGAACAATCCTCCTCACAGGGTCACGGCAGACAGAACTGAACGTTATTTTCCAGACACCGGGCTGTTCCTTATTTCACTGTCACTTCTAGAAGAAGGTCATTCCAGGCAAGAACCCGGCCTCTAACTAGGTCAACAGTGATCCTTTAATATCTGGGTCTTCTATTAGCTCCTGCGTCTACGGCTGTGAGCGCTTCTGAGACACTAATCTAAGGAAGTCAGAGGATGAGGACTCGCTGATCAGCAGATGGCATGGGCGCCTCTGGGGTTGACCCAGCCGGGCTCTGGCCACACCACACCCCCAGTCCCCAGGTTTTCCTGCATGCACAAACTTCAGAGTGACCACATATGCAAAGTATTGACTTCTAATCAGCTGCTTTCCTTTGGTCAAAAGTCCCCCAAAGTTCCCACTGGGGTCAGGAGCCAGAGGAGCCTCTCTAGTCTTTCCGGTCTGTGGCTTTGTGCGGGTCTGGGACCACGGACTCACGCgataccctcccccaccccggcttTTCCCCATCAGGCGGGGAAGCCGGGGCGGGAGGCCTGCTGCTGCCCTGGCCCCCTTGGAGACAGCACCCACTCCTACCCCGAGGGCGATCAGAGTACCTGTAATTCTACCATCAGATCACTTCATTTGATTTAGGGCAGCAAGCTTCCCACTGTGCTCTGCAGAACTCCGGGAGCCCCCAGAGTCCCTCAGGGGCTGGGACAGGAGAAAGAGATGGGATAACTAAAAGGATGGGGTGCCAGGCTCCCCCTTAATCGGAGCGCTTATACTCTCACTGGATTTCACgttcacaaagatgaaaaaacacCACTGGATTATGAGATTGAAAATACCTCTTACCTCTATTATCTGAGATTTGTACAATGAATGTGTATTAATAttgtgaagaggaaaaaaaccagacaaattggaaacaacctccTTGGAGCACTCGAGCGGGCAGGAGCCTTAGAAGGCAGGGAGCACAGCCTCTCCTTTGCAGGTGGAGCCTGGCGGCCCATACAGAGAGCTACGTCCGTGTCTGCTGGCGTCGCATGGTTAGCTCACTAAGACGTCCAGACAGGGAGGCTTGGGAAGCCATCCCACGGGTCAGTTTATCCAACTGGCTCTTACCGCGTTGCAGAGTGGAACGTTCTGGGAAAATGCATGGTGTCCTTACTATGAGTCCCTTGAGggcctgcaggggaggggctgctgaGAAGAGGATGGGAGAGCCCTCAAGGCCAGCTCTGGTGGGGGCAGGAAATTCCTCCAGCTCTCTGAAGCTGAGAGGccagaagaagagaagggagaagtaGGTGTGAAGACTTGTCTGTCTCTGGCTTCCTTACAGCCAGCCACGGACAGGTAAGCTGGACATCACAGGCCCTGAGCTGGCCTTGCAGAGCCAATCTGGCTTCTTCATGGAGAAAAAGGCATGAACGTGACCTCGGCCATGCACAGAATCTACAATACCATCCCTGGACACCAGGCTCCCGAGCGCTGGGCCATGGTTTCAGGGCAAGGAGGGAGCTCTGGCTGAAAGCAGCCAGGAACCTCACGGAGAGGGAGGGTGGCCAAATGGCGAGACCCCGGGTGCTACGGAGTTTTGTGCTGAGACTCCCCAGTGGGTGTTGGGGCCCAACGTGTAAGACCGGGGGCTAGATTTGGAGCAGTGGTTCTTATAGATTTGGGCCaatacaagtttgtttttttaattggaagatGAACATGAAgactgacattttttttattttgccaagtaAAGACGTTATCAAAAATCCTATCATCGACTATCACCATCATTTCATTTGTACAAAGACATGTATGGGGAGGATATAACCCCAGATCAAAGGTTGATTCTATAAATGGAAaggttttagttttataaaaaactcACTACGATTTCCTTACTTTTATCACTTTGTCatgtgctggtgggaatggaccAGGTCTGGTTGGCTTGTGGGAGCCTCTTCCCTGGACAGATGGACCTGTGAGGGTTCTTCCAACTTGGAAGGGCTAGAGTTCTAAACTGTGGTGTCTGAAAATGTCTCTTTGGTCCCTCACACTTCCAAAGCTGTTTCTTATTCCTAGAAGCACAGCATGGCAGAGCTTGAGAGGTAAGCTGAGAAGGACTTCTCCCTGTCTGAGGGCACACCGGGACAGAAAGAACTGTCTAGATCAAGAGGTGACAGACTTCtccataaagggccagatagcaaatattttgcaCTTTGAATCCTCTATTGCAACTACTCACCTCCCCCGTTGTAGGGCAAAAGTAGTTACACACCATGCAAAAACGAGTGGGTTGTGGCTGTGTactaataaaacttcatttatggACACAGAACtttgaatttcataaaaattttcatgtgtcacaaaatgccattcttttgactttttcaaaccatttaaaatatcaaaaccattcttagcttgtgggCCAGACAAAACCAGGTGGCAAGCTGGTTTTGGCCTGCAGGCCATAGCTTGCAGACCCCCGGTCTAGACTGGTGTTCTCACCCTGAATCTGTCACACAACAGCGAGgtgtctttgggcaagtcactttgccACGGTGAATGTCAGGCTCCTCAGTGCTTACAAACTGAATTCAGTCCAGATTCTAGACAAGGGGCAGGTTCCTGCCTGGGACTTTGTGGCC contains these protein-coding regions:
- the TRAF1 gene encoding TNF receptor-associated factor 1 encodes the protein MASGPASSPHPAPDENEFPFGCPPTVCQDPTEPRALCCAACLSETVRTSEDRLCPKCRGDDPQSVSPGSLLSQEKDHPEEAEAEVGCPFAGVGCSYKGSSKLLQEHEVTSQTTHLNLLLGFLNQRKAQQGAGLSSRPMALEQNLSDLQLQAAVEVAGDLEVDCYRAPRSESQDELALQHFMKEKLLAELEGKLRVFENIVAVLNKEVEASHLALAASIHQSQLDREHILSLEQRVMELQQTLAQKDQALGKLEQSLRLMEEASFDGTFLWKITNVTRRCHESACGRTLSLFSPAFYTAKYGYKLCLRLYLNGDGTGKRTHLSLFIVIMRGEYDALLPWPFRNKVTFMLLDQNNREHAIDAFRPDLSSASFQRPQGETNVASGCPLFFPLNRLQSPKHAYVKDDTMFLKCIVETSA